The DNA segment ATGTAGTATACTTGCAGGTTTCTTCTTCACATACAAAACTAGCTTCTTCACAAGCAGCCACTGTCTGCACTAAACTAAGTTCATcaggtgaaaaataaatgcagcataGAAGATACCTTTCTAGCTGCCAACACACAAGAAGGATACATAAACTAAcgaaatatttaaaacacagcacaCTCTATTACAcatgtaatttgtttttcatttcaagttTATTAAAACTTTAGCAGTACAAATGATCCAGGTTTTAGATTATCAAAAGACCAAACTGAAGTCCACATCTTAAAAAAAGGCGTTCCCCAAAATGTCTCTAAAACTTTGAGACAATGGAAACATTAAGTCCACAAACTCATCCGTGCCTGTCATCATCTGTTCCAGGACTTGTCTCATGATCAGACTTTTTATCCTTACTAGGGGCATGATCTCTTTCCTGACTCTTTGATTTTTGGTTTACCTCTTTCTCAGCTGAGGATCtggtcttttccttttctttactgCTGCGTGAATATGACTTTTTTGATTCTCTCTCTTTGCTACTTGGTCTCTTTTTTGAGTCTGGACTTCTATCCTGATCTCTACTAGATTTCTTATCTTTACCGGATTCAGGACTGCTACTGTCACGGCTTTTTGAACGCCTCTTCCTTTGGCTTTCAGTATCATTCCTCTTATATGAGCTTCTACTTTCTCTGTTTGAATAcctctctctgtttctgctttgactttcctccctctctgaactccttgattctctcctcctcctattttctcttcctctgtatTTATCTGGCGAACCTCTCCTTTCTCTACTTCTTgatcttcctcttcttcttgtttctctgtctCTATTCCTTGAATAGTCTTTACTCCTACTGCGAtctctgtctctgcttcttGATCTTCCCCTCCTACCCCTATCCCGACTTTTGCTTCGATCCCTTGTTCTACTGCTGGAACTATGTTTTCCTCTAGCATGCTCACGCTCTTTGCTTCGTGACTTACGTTTCTCCCTGTCTTTACTCTTCCTGTGGTCTTGTTCATTACTTCTTGAGCCTGCCCTTTTACTTCTCTCCTTGCTCCTACTTCTTTCTTTATCTCTCCCTCTAGAATCATAGcgcttttctttctctctaccTTTCTCATGGTCTCTCTCTTTGCTTCTTGATCTTACTCTCTTCTCATCATGTCTACTGTGCTTAGAGtctctttctttactttttgaTATCTCTCGGCTTTTACTACGGCTTCTAGATTTAGCTCTTTTCTTGGCCTTGCTTCTGTTATGCTTGTCATCTTTTTCTGAATTCCTTCTTGTCTCCCTGTCTTTGCTGCTGGATTTGtgatcctttttcttctctttttcccctcttctgctTGGACTTTCAGAAACTTGTCTGTGGtctgatatttttctctcttttcctcttcctgggCTTTTTTGGTTATCTTTCTTGTTTTCGTTTATTTCACTCCTTGGAGAAAGAAAGATAtaattttttaagtattttgaatCCCATCCACTCCGAAAAATTAAGTCACAAGTGACAGAGCTTCACAACTGAAACTTAATCACATGGGTCACCTGTATTAATAGCTATGTATTTACAGTAGCATGATTAAAATCAGGCATAGTTAAGTAATGGGATAACCAAGTCAGTGCCCTGTTTTTTGGGGAGTAACTGTAACTGAAAATCTAAGATGATAGGtaagatttttaatatataaaaaaatttcaatatttatattccagaaagaaataatcttaCTTGTCCCCTTTTATCCATCGTTCTCCACTAGACACTCTCATTCTTTGAGCTCTCTGCATTTCTTGCCTCCAATGTG comes from the Falco peregrinus isolate bFalPer1 chromosome 8, bFalPer1.pri, whole genome shotgun sequence genome and includes:
- the PPIG gene encoding peptidyl-prolyl cis-trans isomerase G, coding for MGVKVQRPRCFFDIAINNVPAGRVVFELFSDVCPKTCENFRCLCTGEKGTGKSTQKPLHYKSCLFHRVVKDFMIQGGDFSEGNGRGGESIYGGFFEDESFAVKHNKEFLLSMANRGKDTNGSQFFITTKPTPHLDGHHVVFGQVISGQEVVREIENQKTDASSKPYAEVRILSCGELIPKSKAKKEDKKRHKSSSSSSDSESSSDSESSSDSSSDSESASEEKSKKRKKKHKKNSKKHKKEKKKRKKSKKSSSSESEDENPEAQPLSTVRPEEIPPVPENRFLMRKSPPKVDEKEKERKSREKERESNLSNSQSTYQRRLLVTRSGRKIKGRGPRRYRTPSRSRSRDRFRRSETPPHWRQEMQRAQRMRVSSGERWIKGDKSEINENKKDNQKSPGRGKERKISDHRQVSESPSRRGEKEKKKDHKSSSKDRETRRNSEKDDKHNRSKAKKRAKSRSRSKSREISKSKERDSKHSRHDEKRVRSRSKERDHEKGREKEKRYDSRGRDKERSRSKERSKRAGSRSNEQDHRKSKDREKRKSRSKEREHARGKHSSSSRTRDRSKSRDRGRRGRSRSRDRDRSRSKDYSRNRDRETRRRGRSRSRERRGSPDKYRGRENRRRRESRSSEREESQSRNRERYSNRESRSSYKRNDTESQRKRRSKSRDSSSPESGKDKKSSRDQDRSPDSKKRPSSKERESKKSYSRSSKEKEKTRSSAEKEVNQKSKSQERDHAPSKDKKSDHETSPGTDDDRHG